The stretch of DNA ATTTAATCGGGCGTTTGGAGAAGAGTGCCCGAATGCTATTACAGAAAAGGATGTTACCATTCAATGGCCAACACGAATAAAGTATTATACGTAGGAAGTATACTCGTCACTTGTTTCGTTCTAGCCGTCGTTCTCTGGTCAGAAAAATATTATTTACCTTTAAGCTTTATCATGATAGGGCTCGCGATGCTTCCTTTTTTCGTCCGATTTGAAAATAGAGAGATTAAGGCAGAAGAAGTGGTGTTAATTGCGATGCTTGCTTCGATTGCGGCGGTTAGTAGAGTGCCGTTCGCTTCTTTACCGAGTGTACAACCAACCTCATTTGTTATTATGATGGCAGGATTAGTGTTTGGAGCAGAAGTTGGTTTTTTAGTTGGAAGTATTGCGGCAATTGTATCTAATATTTTTTTAGGCCAAGGTCCGTGGACACCTTGGCAAATGTTCAGCTGGGGCATGATTGGCTTTACAGCTGGCTTGTTAAGAAACACAGTGTTTCTAAAAAGTTTTTGGGGAAAAAATGTCTTTGGGTTTGTGTGGGGATTCTTGTTTGGGTGGATTATGAATCTATGGTTCGTATTAGGCTTCTTTGAAGAGCTTTCCTGGAAAGTGTTCGCATCGGCCTACATTGCCAGTTTCTATTTTGACCTCGCCCACGCTCTATCCAACGTATTTTTCATCACCATATTCTCGGCCGTCTGGCTAAAAATACTTCATCGAGTAAAAATCAAATACGGCGTCTTATAGGTAAAGGGGGCGAACGTAATATTTTGCTGTCCCCTTAATCCAAAAGGAAGACCGATTCATTTTATTGAATCGGTCTTTTTATACTGCTCGTTATAATTTCTTTTCGCTTCGTTTTTAAATTGATCAAGACTATCTAACCGCAAGCGATATTCCATTTTTTCAAATCTACTAACTCCATATTCAAACACTCTAATTGGAGCAGACACATTTTTCACACCGTACACATGAGGCTTATTTAAATGACCATAGCTTGTAATAGAACTACCGTATATACCTTCACCGTTATTTTTTATATATTGTTCTAGGTAACTTTCAAAATCAAAACCATTTCGTTCAAAGTATGTGACTCCTACTCTATTTAATTCCATATCATAATGTTTTTTTATGATTTCATTTACTTCTTTTGCAATGTGAAAATCTGTCTCTAATTCTTTTTCAATATCTATTTCTTCACTGATAACTGAATAATTGATCGTGGGATTAATACTCCCATAAGTAACTGAAGTTAAACTAGGTCCTCGTATACCTTCTGGTGAAAAATCAAGATATCCGTTGAACTCATTGTCTTTTCTATATTTATTCATAACTTCAAATATTTCTTGTCGTATCCAAAATGTTTTACTATCAAATGTATCTCTAAACGAATGATCATGTTGATTGATAGAAAGTTGGATCATAAAACTTGGGTCTCTTTCGTCGTAAAATACCCCAATGAAATCTCCTTCCTCTACGCCATTAGTACTTCGACTAGATTTATAAACATAACCATTAAATATCAATAAATCGTGAGTACTCGTTAAATATTCAATAAATTGTTCTTTTATTTCTGGGTATTCTTTTTTTGTGTTTTTAATAATGTTTCCTACCGCACTCATTAGTAGTATGAACGCTATAAAAATAAAAAAAGATTTATATTTCAAATTACCGTAGTTGTTAATTCTTTAAAGATTGAGAAACAATATTAATAATTTGGGCGAGTACTTCGTGACTTGTAGCATTAAAAAATGAAACGAAAGCAAGGTAATGAACGTACTATTATTAGGGAGTGAGGCTTAAGTTGAAAGGTACTAATCGTATGTTACTATTCATCATAGTATATAGCATCGTTTTAATGTTCAATGCTGTGCTAGTAATTTTTTCTCCTCACCAATTCGTACGGGTTGTTTCGTTATTTGGTGTAGTCATCGCGTCTCTAACAATAGGTGCATTTACAAGAGAGTTTTTTATTCTAAAAGGAGCCCGTAAAGGAATAAATAAATGAAAAAGAGGCTCAACCTTACAATGAGCACGAAAATATTAAGAAATAGAAATGCAAATACATAAATCTGTGAGGTAGGACGAGGGAACAGAAATCGTACACACAGAAATATTAGAGAAGAAAGAAGTGGTTATTCTATGCAAATTAATAGACCGTCAAAATCCATAAATGAAATACCCTTTTCCGTCCTTGATCTTGCATCGATTGTGCAAGGGGGGACGCCTAGCCAATCTTTCCAACATTCGCTAGAGTTAGCACAGTTAACGGAAAAACTAGGCTATAAACGATACTGGTTAGCGGAGCACCACAATATGCCCGGTATAGCAAGCTCTGCAACATCTTTAGTAATTGGCCATGTAGCCGCGCATACTTCGACTATTCGGGTAGGGGCAGGTGGAATCATGCTTCCTAACCATTCGCCACTCTTAATCGCGGAGCAATTCGGAACGCTCGAAGCGATGTTTCCAGGCCGGATTGATTTAGGATTAGGTCGTGCACCAGGAACGGACCAACGAACAGCTCATGCCCTCCGTGGAGCAAACTACAACAATGGCGTTGAGTTTCCAGAACAATTAGAGCAACTGCAAGCCTATTTTGAAGGTTCGGCACCGGTACGAGCAATCCCTGGTGAAGGAGCGAATATCCCGATTTGGTTGTTAGGTTCTAGTGGATTTAGTGCAAGATTATCGGCACAACTTGGGATGCCGTTTGCTTTCGCTAGTCATTTTTCACCTGAAAACACAATACCCGCTCTAAAATTGTATTACGAGAACTTCCGACCGTCAGAGGATTATCAAGAGCCTTACGCAATGGTAGCAGTAAACGTCATAGCAGCAGATACGGATGAGGAAGCAGAATTACTTGCCACTTCGATCAAACAAAGCTTCCTAAACATGATGAGAAACACACCAACACAATTACAACCACCAGTAGAGAATTTGGATGAGCTCATGAGCCCATACGAAAAGGCGATTTTAGAAAAACAATTAGGTTCCACAATTATTGGAAGTCCAATCACCGTAAAGAAAAAGCTGCAATCTTTCTTAGATGAAACAAAGGTAGATGAAATAATGGTGAGCACAATGGTTTATGACCACAACGCTCGACTCTACTCCCACCAACTCGTGGCTGAAATAACAAAACGGTAAAACGTATTGGGGTATTTCTAAATAACAAGTGAAAAAGAGATAAAAAACTCTTTTGTAAAAGGGAAGCGTTTCTTCACCAGGAAGAAACGCTTTTTGGGGTGAGAATATGTACCAAGGAAAGATACTAATCTAGGAGAAGACCAAGCTATTCAGTAATACCACCAAACGCTTAAATAACTCAACTTTTTATTAAACAATGAATGGTAGTAGTAGAATTAGGAAACCTAATACTGGAATAAAAAATCTTAAAGAGGTTTGTAATGAAAAAGAGACGAAATAAAAGAAATCAGCATTTCGCTTTGGTAGTAGGTATTATATTAATAAGTTTCTTCAATAAATCTATTCGCGATATACCTAAGTATTATAAAAGTCTCCTTTATGTTAGTTCATTTAATTTGATTTATTATTATCTTTGTAAAAGACATCTCGTTTGGGAGTTTATTCCGACTGGGGTTAACTGGTTAATTATTAGAATAGCGCATGTGATAATAGTAACTCCATTATTAGTAGTTATATTTTTATCAAAAATGCCAGTAACATTTTTTAAGAAATGTATACATCTATTAAGGTCGGTTTTTATCGCTACTGTTGTGGAATTTTTTGCTCACAAGAAACAATTAATCCTCTACGCTCATGGTTGGAATATTTATTGGTCCAGTTTATTATACGGAAAGATGTTTATGTACAGCTATTTATTCACTAGAAAACCTTTAACTACACTGTTTCTATCTTTATGCTCCACTGTTTTTTTAATATTTAAATTCAAAGTGCCGTTAAAACGGAAGCATATTTCCGAGTACTTTAAGCCATTTACTGACCTTTATTACCATACGTTTATCGAGGATTTATTTAGTCGTAAAAGACGGAAAATATTATGAGATTAAATGAGGGAACATAAGCTATATGTCCAAAAATGTTAACAACAATTGAAAAAATGTGTAAACCACTAATTCCAATCCCCTTGTTAATACTCTCCATTCCGCCTTTATATCTTCCTTCTAAACCAAAAAATAAAAGGCCGGGTACCATAATCAAAAGAGGTACTTGGCCTTTCGAAACAGCTATGAATGTTAACTTACACGTGCCTGCAATGTTGCCTTTTCGGCTAATCTTACCCTCTTCATTTGTCTTCGAAGGACGAAAAAATAGGCCAAGAATGCGATGATGATGCTTAAAGCACTTAATAGAAAAACGGCTTTGAAACCTGCTTGAAGGGAAATAAAACCTAACGCAATTGCTCCGCCACCGCTACCCAAGTCTTTTGCTGTAAAAAACGTCGAGTTCCCTGCACCTCTTCGATCAGGGGGGCAAAGTTTAATCATAACAGCATTTAAAGCGGGCTCCACAAAACCTAATCCTAATCCATAGAGGACACCTGAAATAATAAAACCTCCGAGTGTAGATGCATAGGCTAACACGACAAATGAGCCGGCCATGATAAATAAACCAGGGATAATGACGTAGGAACTACCATATTTATCTGCTAATTTCCCACCAACAATTCTTGTGAACAATAGAGCAAAGGAATACACCGTAAAATATAAACCGATATCAACAATCCCTAAAGATAGCGCAAAGGTTGGAATGAAGGTTAACGCTGCACCCATCGCAACATAGACAAATGCCGTTACCAACCCAGTTGGAAGAGCAGTTTTCTCAAAGAGTAGTTCCGAGATTTTACGTTTTTGTTTTGATTTTACAAAAGCATTCGGATTTCGTTTTTCATACGTAATAAAAAGGCTACAAACAATGGAGATCAAACCAATCAAACCGGCTACAATAAAAAGTACTTGGTAATTAAACTGTTGAATCAAATAAATACTTAAAGCTGGTCCAATGGCCGTCGCTAGTGTATTGGATAAACCGTAATAACCGATCCCTTCTCCTAACCGTTTTTTTGGAACAATATCTGAAATAACAGTTCCGGCAGCATTCGTCGTAGCGCTGAATCCTATTCCGTGTAAACTACGCATTATCAATAGTAGACTAATAGAAAATGCAACAACATAGGAAAGGGTAATAAATGCGGCTACGATAGCACCAATAATGAGCACAATTCTACGACTCTTCTCATCTGATAATTTACCAAAATAAGGTCTAAAAAGTATGGCTACAAACATGAAAAAACCGAAAAGCATCCCGGAAATCGAATTATCGCCGCCGAGATGAATCGCGTATAACGGGAGTGCTGTCATTAACATATTGTTTGAAATCTGTGTTGACATGGCATAACTAAACGTTAAAAAATAATCTTTCGTCCATAATTTTTCTACAGTACTTTGTTGTTCCAGCAAATAATATCCTTCTTTCTATATATAGTAATGTGATAATAGTATTTGATTATTATAGTACGAAAGTTAAAAAGAATCAAAAAATAAAACGGATGAAGGGGAAAGAAAGTCGAGGACATGGAAATTGATAGTTTCGTGTGAGTTTAACTTGAAACATCATTTGCGAACACAATTTTATAAGTATAACATTGTTAGAAGTTAATTTAGAACCAATTGCTCCTTCCAATTTAGTTCATACAATCCATAGAAAAACTCTTGTACTAGCTGGTAGCATTTCTTTAAGATGAAGAAACGCTTTTTTTCGATTTTGTCGAGTTCTATATTCCCTGTCCTTTGTTTACTACCGTTTATTCAAACAAATCTAACTATTGACTAGACACCATTTAGTGTCATATAATAATGACACTAAATGGTGTCTTATTTTTTGGAGGTGGGAGGATGTTGGAAAATACTTGCCGAAAGGATGACGTGTATGTAGCGATTGCGGATCCAACAAGGCGTAAAATCATACGTTTGTTGGCAGATGCGGAGGAGCTACCTCTATACGAATTAACTGCGCAATTTGACATGGGGCGTACCGCTGTATCCAAACATTTGGCGGTCCTTAAAAAAGCAAATTTAGTTACGAACCGCAAATTTGGTCGAGAAACAAGGTATCGATTAAACGCAGCTCCCTTACAAGAAGTAAAAGACTGGTTATCCTTCTATGAGAAGTTTTGGAATGAAAGAGCGATGTTACTAAAAAATATATTGGAGGAATAAAGTATGGCAGATTTATCATTAGATTTTCAATTTAAAAGCCCGATTAATAAAGTGTGGGACGCATTAACCCATTCGGATACGCTCGCACAATGGGTGATGGAAAATAATTTTAGACCAATTGTAGGATACAAATGCCAGTTCCGAAACCCGGAAATAGGGTTAATTGTAGAAAGTGAAGTATTGGTAGTAGAAAAGCCTTTTAAGCTATCTTACACATGGGTAGGTGGACCAATAAACACGATTGTCACTTGGACATTAAAAGAAGATGGCGACATAACTTACTTACATCTAGATCAAACAGGATTCGATGAAGAAAATCAAGCGGCGTTCAATGGCGCAAAATATGGTTGGTCATATATGGTAGAAGAGCTGAAAAAAGTGATGGAGGAAAAGTAAGGCATTTTTGAGGAAAATAGAAATACGGAGAGGGTTACAGGAGGAGTAAGCAAATGAGTTTTTTTCAAGATATGATTGCTATATTTAAAAAGAAAGAATTAACATTTATAGAAAGCTATAAAGAAGCAGACGATGTGTACAGTTTTTTATTTGAAAAAGAGCCAGATTTAACATGGAAAGCCGGGCAACATGGTTTGTTTCGAATTACGCAACGAAAAATAAAAAATCATACCCGTCCATTTACGATAGCATCTGCACCAGCCGAAAATGTAGTGAAACTTACGATGAAAATCAATGATAATCCGAGTGAGTTTAAGAAAGCAATGTTAGAGTTAGAAAAGGGAATGAAAATTAGTATGAGCGGACCGGTTGGATCGTTTTATTTAAAAGAGGACGTTCCGGCACTCCTAATTGCAGGCGGAATTGGTATTACCCCATTTCGATCAATAGTAAAACAAATAGAAGCAGAAGGTACTAACACGAAAAAGCCAATTCACCTCTTTTATTACGACAGCAATGAATCCTTCGTATATAGAGAAGAATTAGATGAGATTGCAAAAAACACATCTATTCAAATAACGTACCTTCAATCAAGAAATGACTTACGTCAACAAATCGACCAATTCACTAACTTAAATAAAAACGATGCACAGTACTTCGTTGCAGGACCAAAATCAATGGTAGACTCCATCTCTACCCACCTACAAAAAAACAGCATTACTAAAAAGAATATCCA from Sutcliffiella cohnii encodes:
- a CDS encoding ECF transporter S component, with the translated sequence MANTNKVLYVGSILVTCFVLAVVLWSEKYYLPLSFIMIGLAMLPFFVRFENREIKAEEVVLIAMLASIAAVSRVPFASLPSVQPTSFVIMMAGLVFGAEVGFLVGSIAAIVSNIFLGQGPWTPWQMFSWGMIGFTAGLLRNTVFLKSFWGKNVFGFVWGFLFGWIMNLWFVLGFFEELSWKVFASAYIASFYFDLAHALSNVFFITIFSAVWLKILHRVKIKYGVL
- a CDS encoding LLM class flavin-dependent oxidoreductase, yielding MQINRPSKSINEIPFSVLDLASIVQGGTPSQSFQHSLELAQLTEKLGYKRYWLAEHHNMPGIASSATSLVIGHVAAHTSTIRVGAGGIMLPNHSPLLIAEQFGTLEAMFPGRIDLGLGRAPGTDQRTAHALRGANYNNGVEFPEQLEQLQAYFEGSAPVRAIPGEGANIPIWLLGSSGFSARLSAQLGMPFAFASHFSPENTIPALKLYYENFRPSEDYQEPYAMVAVNVIAADTDEEAELLATSIKQSFLNMMRNTPTQLQPPVENLDELMSPYEKAILEKQLGSTIIGSPITVKKKLQSFLDETKVDEIMVSTMVYDHNARLYSHQLVAEITKR
- a CDS encoding MFS transporter: MLEQQSTVEKLWTKDYFLTFSYAMSTQISNNMLMTALPLYAIHLGGDNSISGMLFGFFMFVAILFRPYFGKLSDEKSRRIVLIIGAIVAAFITLSYVVAFSISLLLIMRSLHGIGFSATTNAAGTVISDIVPKKRLGEGIGYYGLSNTLATAIGPALSIYLIQQFNYQVLFIVAGLIGLISIVCSLFITYEKRNPNAFVKSKQKRKISELLFEKTALPTGLVTAFVYVAMGAALTFIPTFALSLGIVDIGLYFTVYSFALLFTRIVGGKLADKYGSSYVIIPGLFIMAGSFVVLAYASTLGGFIISGVLYGLGLGFVEPALNAVMIKLCPPDRRGAGNSTFFTAKDLGSGGGAIALGFISLQAGFKAVFLLSALSIIIAFLAYFFVLRRQMKRVRLAEKATLQARVS
- a CDS encoding ArsR/SmtB family transcription factor, with amino-acid sequence MLENTCRKDDVYVAIADPTRRKIIRLLADAEELPLYELTAQFDMGRTAVSKHLAVLKKANLVTNRKFGRETRYRLNAAPLQEVKDWLSFYEKFWNERAMLLKNILEE
- a CDS encoding SRPBCC family protein, with product MADLSLDFQFKSPINKVWDALTHSDTLAQWVMENNFRPIVGYKCQFRNPEIGLIVESEVLVVEKPFKLSYTWVGGPINTIVTWTLKEDGDITYLHLDQTGFDEENQAAFNGAKYGWSYMVEELKKVMEEK
- a CDS encoding FAD-dependent oxidoreductase encodes the protein MSFFQDMIAIFKKKELTFIESYKEADDVYSFLFEKEPDLTWKAGQHGLFRITQRKIKNHTRPFTIASAPAENVVKLTMKINDNPSEFKKAMLELEKGMKISMSGPVGSFYLKEDVPALLIAGGIGITPFRSIVKQIEAEGTNTKKPIHLFYYDSNESFVYREELDEIAKNTSIQITYLQSRNDLRQQIDQFTNLNKNDAQYFVAGPKSMVDSISTHLQKNSITKKNIHKDSFYGY